Within the Herbaspirillum sp. RTI4 genome, the region CGTCAAACCAGCAGAGTGATTTCCTGTATTCCACCCCTGAGCAAACGGACTTGTGTTTGGCTTGACTATATTCGTCGGCGCTTTACCTAATGTGCTGTCATTCCAGCTATAGGTATTACCTGTACTACCCTGAATATAGGCCGCCAACCCCGAATCAACTTGAGAAGAAATATTCTGCACCAGATTCAGCGCCACACCATTGATGGAGTTAACTGACCAACTGGCTCCTTGATCATAGGCTTGTGTCGGATTGATTTGGCCATGCGTAGCACCACCGACAATCATCCCGGTCGTAACGTCTTCTCCAAGTGCATTATTGTTCGCTGCGCGCAGCGCATCTTCAATCTGCGCTTGCGTATATTTACCGTTACTTTGTTCTGCAAGCTGTTTAGCTAAGGTTTTCTCTTTCGGATGCAACTGCCGATTATTAGCATCGACCGTCATCGCCTCCCCTACCCCCGCCATCGATCCCCCACTGGCCACTGCCCCCACCACGGAAGCAACGGTCGCGCCCAGTGCTTGTTTGACGGGTGCAGGCACGTCCATGCCGTCGATCAGTTTGCCGATTTCCGGCATGGCGGCGGCGCTTGCTCCTGCGCCTAATGCAACAATATTATTTGCGGCGCATGTTTACCCACGCTAGGAAGGTAAACGCGCATGCCAGTAGCATCCCCCTCCCTAAAACCCCTTTGACGCTAATAGCTCCTAATAGTCCTAGGACACCTAAGGTTTGATAGCAACCACCAATGAAGATACAGCTTAGATAAATTCCTACTACCCAGATTAGAGCCATTCCGGGAATACATACCAAAAGGGATAGACACAATATCAAAAATAATTTTCTCATTACCTCTTAGCCCCAGACTGAGATGAAACCTGTTGTTGGACGCCATTAATTATTTCCTGAGACGCTGTCCCTGCGACAGAACCTGCAATAGGGGCATAAGTATTTGGTCTGAATAAATTCCAACTTCCACTAGCTGCCCAGTTCGGAGTATTAATAGTTGGCCGCATAATCGAATTCATGGCTGACTCGCCTAACTTACCAACACCATAACCAAGACTAGACAATGCCCCACTTGTAAGCGCATTGCCCACCACACCATTATTCTGCCCATACAAATAATTATTAATCATAGTTCCACCCGCACCACCCACAGCGTTGACACCCACGTTCCACCAAAACTTACCATAACTACCCGCACCGCCCGTCAAAGCAGCAATACCCACATCGACCGGATTAATTGTCCCATTTTGGTAATACTGTGCTGCTGCATTAATGCTTGCACTAATCGTCGCTGTTCCTGCTGGCGAAGCCCACATTGTTGAGCCTAAGGCTCCAGAAGTACTAAAAATCGGTGTTCCAGAAATAGCTGCCAACGGCCCCGCTCCCGCCAATGCGCCGGCGGCGCCAGCAGCCACCAACGTAGCATTCGTCGCATTTTCTCGAATTGCCTGATCCCTACTGGTTGCCGCCGCAATGGCACTGGCTGATGGGTTATTGGCGCCACCATAACTAGAATACATGTTCGGATTAGCCTTCTGATCTGGCGTCGCATAGAACATGTAGCCCGGTCCGCTATTGCCATCGGCGGTAAGCATGCCTTTGGCCTGAGCCAGGAATGCACTGGCGCTTTGATCCCATGCGCCTGCCGAACCATTTTGAACTTGTCGGTCTGCCTGCGCCGTCAATTCCTGTTGCGCCTGAGTGGTGGAAATACCTTTTTGCTCTGCATAACGTGCAGCGTTTGATTTGATCCACGTTTTCTCATCGGGATGCAACTGCCGATTGTTGACATCGACCGTCATCGCCTCCCCTACCCCCGCCATCGATCCCCCACTGGCCACTGCCCCCACCACGGAAGCAACGGTCGCGCCCAGTGCTTGTTTGACGGGTGCAGGCACGTCCATGCCGTCGATCAGTTTGCCGATTTCCGGCATGGCGGCGGCGCTTGCTCCGGCGCCTAGTGCACCGGGAAGTCCGCCCGCTAATGCGCCCGCAGCAGCGTGGGCGGCGATGCGGTAGGCCCCGCCTTCTTTCCAGTTTTCCATGCCGACGAGGTCTTGATTGCGTTCGGCTTCTTTGAATTTATTCGTCGCGTAGTCGCCGATGAGTTTGGCGGCTTGTCCGCTGAAGGCGGCGGTGATCTGGACGTTGGCTTGCGTTTGCTCCATCAGTTGCGCGCCGTCCCAGTTTTTCTGGAGCGATTCGCTGGTGTCTTTGTCGCTGCTGACGCCGCGTTTGAGGCTGGCGAGGGTTTGTTCGGCGGTGTTGCCGGTTTTCTTTTCCTGACCGGCGCGGTCGGTGATGGTGATCTTTGCGCCGCTGATGCCGCTTTCGGTGGTGCTGTTTTTATTACCACCGTCGCTGCTCATGCCGGCGCTGCCGCCGGGTTGGGCGGGGTTGGTTTTGTCGCTGGCGGCGCGTTTGTCGGCGGCGCTGTGGGTGGGGCTGTCGGCGATGTCTTGATTGCCGAGTTTGGTGCTGACACTGGCGCTGAGCGAGAAGCCGCTGGCGTCGTAGCGGTCGTGGTTTTGCAGGGCGCTTTGGGTGAGCGTGCCGGTGGTGAGCTGGTTTTTATTGTTCTCGATGGCGCTCTGGCTGCTGGTGATGACGGCCCCTTTGAGGTCGGTGTTGCCGTTGACCTTGACGTTGAAGCCGCCGTCGCCTGATTGGATGCCGCTTTGTTCGGTGACGCTGAGGTAGTCGCCGTCGACTTTGGCTTTTGAAATGCTGCCGCCGGCGCTGCTCACGCCGAAGCACAACGGCGGGATGCAGACGCTCACGCCAGCACTGGCGCTGCTTTGTTTGCTGTCAAGTTGGCTGCTGTCTTGCAGGCTTTCGATGGTGAGGTCGTTTCCGGCGTCGACAAGAACGGTTTCACCTTTGACGACCGCGCCTTTGAGGGTGGTGTCGTGGCCGGAGCTGAGGCTGACTTGTTGTCCGGCATTGAGGTGGGTGTTGGTGTGGCCGAGGTCTTTGCCGTCGGCGTTGCCGCGCCCGCCGGAGACGCCGGCGTTGAAGCTGAAGCCGTTTTGCGCGCCGCCCATGGAGAAGGCGATGCCGACGCTGGCGGCGCTGTTGCTGTTGGTGCTGTGTTGTTCGGCGGTGTTGACGCCGGCTTGCACCTTGATGTCGTGGTCGGCCTGGAGCGTGAGGTTTTTACCGGCGTCTACGGTGCTGCCGATGACGGTGATGTCGCTGGTGGCGCGGTCGCCGGTGGCGGTGAGGTCGATGTTGCCGCCGGCCTGGGCGCGAGAACCTTGGCTGGTGCTGGCCTGTTGTTCGCTGTGACTTTCGTTCTGGCTATGGCCGAGGTTGAGGGCGATGCTGACTGCGCTGGCGGCGCTGGGGTTGGCGGCGACTTGGGCGACGGTGCTGGCGATGCTCATGGCGGCGCTGGCGGCGGCTAAGGACTGCATGCGGCTGTCTTTGGTTTTACTGGCGGCTTGTTCCAGTTGTTTGAGCGTTTGCACGGCGGTGACGGCGGCGCTGGTCAGTTGCAGGGTCAGGCCGGTTTGTTCGAAGCGCGTGTCTTGTGTGCTGCTGCGGGTGTCGGTGGCGGCGTCGAGGGTGAGACGTTCGGCGGCGATGGCGATGTCGCCTTGCGGGGTGATGACGGTGCTGCCGGTTTGGGTGTAGGCCTTGCCGGCATCGAGCTGGACGTTGCCGTGGGTGCTGCCGACGGTGCTGCCGCTGTGCGTGACTTGAGCGCTGGTCTGGTCGTTGTCTTGCTGTTTGTCGCCGAGGGTGACGCCGATGCCGCCGCCGCTGAAGAGGCCGGATTGGGTTTCGGTTTTGTTGTAGGTCTGGCTGGCGGTGTTTTGCGCGGCATCGAGGGCGAGGTTGTTGCCGGCGCGGGCGCTGAGGTTTTTAGTGGCGACGAGGTTGCTGCCGGACAGCGTGACGTCGCGTCCGGCGCTGACTTGCACGCTGTCGGCGGAGAGGGTGCTGCCGATGGCCTGACTGCTCTTTTGCTGGTCTTGGATGTGGGTGCTGCTGCTGGAGACCAGAGTGCTTTCGGTGGTGTAGATTTCCTGGTCGTAGAGGCTGTCTTGTCGGGCGGTGGTGAGGGTGATGTCGCGGCCAGCGGCGGCGGTGAGGCGCTGGTCGGCGGTGACGGTGGCGGCGGTGGTTTTAAGGTCTTGTCCGGCGATGAGGCGGACTTGTCCCTGGGCGGCGATTTGCGTGCCGTTGACTTGGGTCTGGCTTTCTCGCAGGTGATTTTTTTCGTCGTAGTCGATATTGACGGCGTCTTTGGTGGTGACGGCGTTTAAATTCAGGTCGCGCCCGGCGATGAGGGTGGTGTTGCCGGTGCTGGTGATCTGCACGGCGTTGGCGGTGAGGTCGCGTCCGCTTTGCAGGTGCAGGTCGCCGGCGGTGAGGGTGCTGGTGCGGGCTATGGCGGTGTGATCGCTGCTGAAGCCTTTGGTGTAGCCGCCGTCTTCGGATTCGATCTCTTGACCGAATACGTCGTGACGTTTGGCTCGCGCGGCGACGACGCTGCTGTGGCTGGTGGGGCTGTCGAGCACGATGTCGCGCCCGGCGAGGATGGCGATGCGTTGGCCGCTGAGTTCGCCGCCGCGGTTGAGGAGGTCGTTTTGGGCGATGAGGACGACGCTGCCGTTTTTGCCGGTGCTGCGGATGGTGCCGCTGTTGAGGATGTCGGTGGCGGTGGTTTGCAGTTGTTGATTGGCTTGCAGGGTGCCGCCGTTGTTGAGGGTGCCGTGGACTTTGAGGTTGATATTGTCGGCGGCAATGAGGGCGCCGGTGGGTGGCAGGTCGGCGGCCTTGGCACGGGCAAGGTAGACCACGGGGGCGAGTACGCGTTGCTGAGTACCGTCGGTGAGCGTGATGTCTTGTTCGACCAGCCAGACGATGTCGGCGGTCAGTGCAGCGAGTTGGGCGGGAGTCAGGGCGATGCCGGGGCTGAGCTCAAGTTGGGCGGCAACGGCGAGGCCCTGGTCCATCAGGGCCTGATATTGCTGTTCGTTGTTGTTCTGGCCGTGGAGGAAGCGGCGGCCGGTCAGTTGCAGGATCTGGTCGTTGAGCAGCTTTTGTTCATAGAAGCCGTCGCCCAGTCGTTTGTGGACGCGTTGCGGGTCGAGGACCAGCCTTTGCATCAGGTAGTCGCTGGAGAGGTAGCGTTTGTACTGGGTGAATTGCGGGTCGGTTTCAATCAGGTAGCGTTGGCCGGGCGCGGGTTGGATCTGGTAGAGCTGGCTGGTGGGCAGGGTCAGGTGCGGCAGCGGGTTGGGGCCGGTGAGGGTCTGGCTGGTGGTGTAGTTGAGGCTGCTAGTCACCGGGGTGATGGTGGTGCCGAAGGCGCTTTGCAGTGCGGTGTCGGGACGGACGGGGGTGCCGACGGCGGCATTGGTGTCGTGCGCGGCGGCGGTTTTTTCTTTGAACTCGGCGACGCTGAGGTTGAAGGTGACGGTGGGCAAGTCATCGTCGATGATGACTTTGCTGCCCCAGTCGTCGCAACGTCTGCGCCCTCCTCCGCATTTTTCGGTGGTGTGGTGCTGGGAATTTGATCCCTCTCCGTCACCGCCACGATGGACAACGCGTTGGCCGGGGGTGGTGACATTGGCGAGGTCGGCGGTGCTGCCGCTCAACGTGCCGCCGGCGACGATGCTGCTGTTGTCGTTGGTGACCGCGCCGCTCAGTTGCAGGTTGCCGCCAGCGAGAATGCGCGCCGGGTCGGATTGCTTGACGACGCTGCGGCGCGTGGTTTCGAGGTAGGTGATGCGGGTGAAGTCTTCATTTTCCTGGCCGGTGGCATTGACCCTGACTCTTCCAACCTGGCCGTTATTGAGGCGGCTGATTTCGGTTTCGTCGTATTCGGTCGGGTTGCCATCGAGCCGGTAACGGGTGATGCGGCGGGTTTTGCCGGGATCAATTTCAATGGCGGTTTCAAAGTGCTCGTTGGTGTTGTTCAAACGGGCAGTTTGCAGGGCGAGGTTGCCGCCGGCGTCGATGGTGGCGGAGCGGTTGTCGATCTGGTCGGCGCTACCTTCCATCTGATGCTGGTCGTTGATGCGGCGGCCGATGGCCATGTCGCCGATGCTTTGGATCAGGCCGTGTTCGCGGTTGGTGATGATGGCGGCACCGAGATCAAGTTGATTGCGGGCGGCGATGACGCCGGCTTGTTTGGTGCTGCCGTCGGGGTGGCGTTCGCCGTCGTTGAGGATGGTCTGCGCAGAAATGGCGACGTCGTTGCCGTAGATGCGGCCGAGGTTGTCTAGCCCTCCGTTGAGGCGGATGCGGGTGTTGCCGTCGCCGGCGTTGATGAGGGCGCCGTTCTGGTTGCGCAGGGCGCGGGCTTTGAGAGTCAGGTCACCTACTGCGCTGAGCGTGCCGGCGTTGGTGAGGTCGCCGCTGGTGGTGAGGGTGAGGTTGCGGTGAACGTCGAGGCGGTTGGCGGCAGTTTGGGTGTAGTCGCTGCGCAGGGCGAGGCTGGCGTCGCGGCCGACGCTGATCTGGCCGTCGCCGTTGAGGGTGGCGGTATCCAGATGGAGATCGGCTCCGCTGAGCAGTGTGCCGTCAGTGTTGTCGATGCGTTCGCTGTGGGTAAGCGTGAGGGTGCCACCCGCGCCGACTTTGGCTTGGCGGGTGTTGCTGAGGGTGCGCGAGGTCAGCGTGACGTCGCCCTTGCCGCCCAGGATGCCGCCGTCGTTGGCGATCTGGGTACTGCTGTTGATCTGGGTTGCACCGGTGCTGCGATTGACGAGGCGGCCGTCGCGGTTGTCGAGGCTGGAGGTGGTGAGAGTGAGCGTGGTGTTCTGGCCGTTGTTTTCAATGCGGCCTTCGCGGTTGTCGATCTGGCCGCTGGCGTTGAGTGTGATGTCCTTCCCGGCGTGCAGCTGGGCGGCATGGTGGTCGATGTCGCCGTTGCGCGCGTTCAGATTGACGCTACCGGCAACGGCACTGTGGGCATTGGCAAGTACGAGGCTGGTTCCGCTCATGCTGAGATTGCCGCCGACGCTGTGGCTGCCAGTGGCGCGCAGGTCGCGGGTGGCTGTCAGTTGCAGGTCGCCGTTTTGGGTGGCTTCGCCGTTAGCGGCTATGCCTGCGCCGAGGATGCCGCTGCTGTCGATGCGGTCGGCCTCGACGATCAGGTTGCCCCCTGCTTTGATTGTTTTGCTGTTGCTGAGCTGGCCGGTGCTGTGGAGGCGGATGTCTTGCTCGCCGGAAATGGTGCCGCTGTTGTGGAGGTCGCCGGTGCTGTCGATCTGGATGGCTTGCCGGGCGTGCAGGTTGCCGCCGTGGTTCAGTTCGCCATTGCTGCGCAGGGTGATGCGCCCTTCTTTGGCGTCGGTGCGCCCGTTGAGGGTGAGCTTGCCGGCGCTGTCGATCAGGATGTCGCCGGTGCTGGCAGCGACGGTGCCGAGGCTGGCGACGCCGACGCCGCTTTCGGTGCCGATCAGACGGATTTTATTGGCGTACATGCCGCCGAGCTGGGCGACGTCGATGCTGACGGTGGGGCGCGCTCCTTCGCCGGAGATCACCTGGACGCCGAGGCCGCTGTAGTCGACGCGGTTGGCACCGGTGATGAGGTTGAGGTCTTTGGCCCAGAGTTCGCCGTTGACCTGGATGCTGCGGGAGATCAGGTCTAGCTGGTTGACGTTGTTGTCGTTGAGGAGACCCGCGCCGTTGATCTGAATGTCGCCGCGGGTGACACGGAAGGCGTTGAGGTTGCCGCTGCTGCCGAATTCGGGGACGCCGGTGGTGAGCGTGGCGCGACTGGTGTTGAGGAAGCCGCAGCCGGCGCAGCTGATGCCGTTAGGGTTGGCGAGGATGACTTCGGCGCGCTGGCCGGCGACTTCGGTGTAGCCACGCAACATGCTGCGGCCGGGACCGGTGACTTCGTTGAGGATGATGCCAGCGCTGCCGTTGGTGAGGTTGGGGTTGCCGCTGACGTAGCCGCCGAGCTGAGTGGCCGTGTCTTGCCGGGCGTTGTTGAGGATGACGCCTTGCGGG harbors:
- a CDS encoding hemagglutinin repeat-containing protein, which codes for MNQQAYRVIFNHQRGQSMVVAETVSAGANSSRGECARSGNSGGNKVAGISPLSRLSSLSIHIAALFGGLLLLSLVNLVPQAQAQILSDPQAGARSPVIDNTANGRPLIQIATPNDAGVSHNQYNQFNVDPQGVILNNARQDTATQLGGYVSGNPNLTNGSAGIILNEVTGPGRSMLRGYTEVAGQRAEVILANPNGISCAGCGFLNTSRATLTTGVPEFGSSGNLNAFRVTRGDIQINGAGLLNDNNVNQLDLISRSIQVNGELWAKDLNLITGANRVDYSGLGVQVISGEGARPTVSIDVAQLGGMYANKIRLIGTESGVGVASLGTVAASTGDILIDSAGKLTLNGRTDAKEGRITLRSNGELNHGGNLHARQAIQIDSTGDLHNSGTISGEQDIRLHSTGQLSNSKTIKAGGNLIVEADRIDSSGILGAGIAANGEATQNGDLQLTATRDLRATGSHSVGGNLSMSGTSLVLANAHSAVAGSVNLNARNGDIDHHAAQLHAGKDITLNASGQIDNREGRIENNGQNTTLTLTTSSLDNRDGRLVNRSTGATQINSSTQIANDGGILGGKGDVTLTSRTLSNTRQAKVGAGGTLTLTHSERIDNTDGTLLSGADLHLDTATLNGDGQISVGRDASLALRSDYTQTAANRLDVHRNLTLTTSGDLTNAGTLSAVGDLTLKARALRNQNGALINAGDGNTRIRLNGGLDNLGRIYGNDVAISAQTILNDGERHPDGSTKQAGVIAARNQLDLGAAIITNREHGLIQSIGDMAIGRRINDQHQMEGSADQIDNRSATIDAGGNLALQTARLNNTNEHFETAIEIDPGKTRRITRYRLDGNPTEYDETEISRLNNGQVGRVRVNATGQENEDFTRITYLETTRRSVVKQSDPARILAGGNLQLSGAVTNDNSSIVAGGTLSGSTADLANVTTPGQRVVHRGGDGEGSNSQHHTTEKCGGGRRRCDDWGSKVIIDDDLPTVTFNLSVAEFKEKTAAAHDTNAAVGTPVRPDTALQSAFGTTITPVTSSLNYTTSQTLTGPNPLPHLTLPTSQLYQIQPAPGQRYLIETDPQFTQYKRYLSSDYLMQRLVLDPQRVHKRLGDGFYEQKLLNDQILQLTGRRFLHGQNNNEQQYQALMDQGLAVAAQLELSPGIALTPAQLAALTADIVWLVEQDITLTDGTQQRVLAPVVYLARAKAADLPPTGALIAADNINLKVHGTLNNGGTLQANQQLQTTATDILNSGTIRSTGKNGSVVLIAQNDLLNRGGELSGQRIAILAGRDIVLDSPTSHSSVVAARAKRHDVFGQEIESEDGGYTKGFSSDHTAIARTSTLTAGDLHLQSGRDLTANAVQITSTGNTTLIAGRDLNLNAVTTKDAVNIDYDEKNHLRESQTQVNGTQIAAQGQVRLIAGQDLKTTAATVTADQRLTAAAGRDITLTTARQDSLYDQEIYTTESTLVSSSSTHIQDQQKSSQAIGSTLSADSVQVSAGRDVTLSGSNLVATKNLSARAGNNLALDAAQNTASQTYNKTETQSGLFSGGGIGVTLGDKQQDNDQTSAQVTHSGSTVGSTHGNVQLDAGKAYTQTGSTVITPQGDIAIAAERLTLDAATDTRSSTQDTRFEQTGLTLQLTSAAVTAVQTLKQLEQAASKTKDSRMQSLAAASAAMSIASTVAQVAANPSAASAVSIALNLGHSQNESHSEQQASTSQGSRAQAGGNIDLTATGDRATSDITVIGSTVDAGKNLTLQADHDIKVQAGVNTAEQHSTNSNSAASVGIAFSMGGAQNGFSFNAGVSGGRGNADGKDLGHTNTHLNAGQQVSLSSGHDTTLKGAVVKGETVLVDAGNDLTIESLQDSSQLDSKQSSASAGVSVCIPPLCFGVSSAGGSISKAKVDGDYLSVTEQSGIQSGDGGFNVKVNGNTDLKGAVITSSQSAIENNKNQLTTGTLTQSALQNHDRYDASGFSLSASVSTKLGNQDIADSPTHSAADKRAASDKTNPAQPGGSAGMSSDGGNKNSTTESGISGAKITITDRAGQEKKTGNTAEQTLASLKRGVSSDKDTSESLQKNWDGAQLMEQTQANVQITAAFSGQAAKLIGDYATNKFKEAERNQDLVGMENWKEGGAYRIAAHAAAGALAGGLPGALGAGASAAAMPEIGKLIDGMDVPAPVKQALGATVASVVGAVASGGSMAGVGEAMTVDVNNRQLHPDEKTWIKSNAARYAEQKGISTTQAQQELTAQADRQVQNGSAGAWDQSASAFLAQAKGMLTADGNSGPGYMFYATPDQKANPNMYSSYGGANNPSASAIAAATSRDQAIRENATNATLVAAGAAGALAGAGPLAAISGTPIFSTSGALGSTMWASPAGTATISASINAAAQYYQNGTINPVDVGIAALTGGAGSYGKFWWNVGVNAVGGAGGTMINNYLYGQNNGVVGNALTSGALSSLGYGVGKLGESAMNSIMRPTINTPNWAASGSWNLFRPNTYAPIAGSVAGTASQEIINGVQQQVSSQSGAKR